TCATGTCCATGGCCACATAGCAGCAGGCCTCTTTAATCTGGTTGACCAGCCATGCCTTGAACAGTGACTGGCCACCTGCCAGCAACAGCTGAGCCAGGTATTCAGTGAGGTCAGCACCTGCCACATCCAGCCGGTAGGTGTCAAGTGGGGCCAGATCCCCAGTGATGATGGGTGCCACATAGGAGGTGCCATGACCACTGCCCAGCACCAGCCCAGTGGTCCGCCCATAAGCATAGAGTGCCAGCAGGGCCTGATGCACTGTCTGCATGGCTGGCACATGGAAACGCTCAAAGAGTATTTCAGCCACCTTTTCTCGGTTGGTGCGTGGTGAGGTGGGTGAGTCCGCCACAAGCACAGCCAGCTCCTCGGGCTGCACACCCAGCCTGCAATAGAACAGGTGCTGCCACAGCACCTCCAGTGCATCCCAGTCGGAGACCACTCCTCGATTCAGCACCGAGTAGGAACCCTCTCGGTTGTCAGGCACTGCGTACCTGGGCTGGCCCTGGACTGGATGCTGGAGCAGCTGGACGCGTGAGGACAGCACACTGAGGACGTGGTCCTCTCCAGCCAGTCCACATTTGGTGAAGCCTGTGCCTGTGTCGATCACCACGGCTGCCATGTCCTGGTAGGGGCCCCGTGAATGGCGGCAGAGCACTGGGGACCGTACTGGCAGAACATCCATGGTGGGCACCAGCTCATAGCAGGCCCCTCGGAGAAGGCCAAGCTGCGAGACCACTGGCGAGTGTGTAATGTCCTCAGCTGTCAGCTTGAACCAGGGACCGTGGGGCTCAGTGCCCACCGTGGCCATGGGCAAGACCTTGCAGCCAGGACCAGGTGTGGTGAGTGTGATCAGGGAAAGCTGCTCCTCCTGCTCCCTGGGGGAGCCGCCAGGTTGCCAGGATGAGAGCCGATGTGAGCTGGAGCTTTGACCAGCACTGACACCAACATTTTCTCTGTTTACATAGACACAGGTCTCCTCAGGGGCCGGGGTCACCCGAAGTACCCCCACATGGGTAGGCCGGCCCAATGGCTCACCTTCCTGGCACAGGGTGGAGGCCTGACCAGGCTCCCTAGTGGTGGGGGGACCTCTTGAGAGAGTGGGCTCATTGGAGATGGGGGGTTCTTGGGAAAAGGGAGGCTGCCTAGTGAGAGAAAGCTGCCTGGCAATAGGGGCTCCAGTGAGAGGGGGCCGACGAGGAAGGGGGGGCTGCTTGGTGGAGGGGGCCTGCTCAGCTAGGGGTGGCTGTCCAGAAAGGTGGGTCTGCCTGGTAAGGGGACGCTGCTCTGCAGAGGGAGCTTGACCGGTCGAAGGGGGCTGCCTGGAAAGGGGATGCTGCTCAGCTAGTGGGGGCTGACCACCAAGGCGGGCGTGCCCAGCACCTTTGACCTGAGGgttgtcagcgtgagcaataatGACCTCTTTCTGATTGTGATTGCCTGCATCCTCCTGGAGCAGGGGTCTGGGCACCTGCTGGTTTTTGGCTGGTGGTACAGACTCTGGGGTCTGCTCTGAGTTCGTCCACTGCAGTTTCTTGGCCTGGACTATAGAGGTGTGCTGCATCCCGGAGGCATCCTGCATCCAGATGGTGTGACTAGTTTCGTTTTTTTCAGCATCAGGTTTGGACCAGCCAGGATCATGGGCATGGCTCAGTATCCTCTCTCCAAATTGGAGGGGCATCCCCAGTGGAACACGCTCAGTGAGCATCCCCATCCTGATGGGTGTCTCAGTACCAGGGGAGCCTTGTGACTCCAGGTTGAGCCTGGCCTCTTTGGGAACCAGGGCCACCTCTCGGTAGCTTCCAGATGAAAGGCTGGAGGGCACGGGGCTAAACCCCATGGGTGTGGTGGACCAGAAGCTGGAGCCATCGCTGTCAGGGGAGAGGATGGGCATGGCCAACGGCCGGGTGGACAGCGTATTTTCAGAGGcatagatggatgggtggctgGGCATGAGGCCCACCAGCACTGCCCTTGAGCCCATGGGGTCATGGCACAGCAGCCCCATCCTGGTGTTGCCCGTGGCCATATCAAACACCAGCACACGGTGTTCCACAGTATCCTGGAGCTGGCAGGTAGGGGCACTGGAGGGGGGTATCTGCGTGGCTTCCCTGGGAGGCTGTACTGGGGAGGAGTTGTGGCAGGTTACTTGGTAGGCAGACGGCGGCACACTGGAGCAGGTGTTGCTGCAAGCATTGAGGGGCTGCTGACCTGGCTGAGAGCTGCAGATCTCCTGGTTACCCCTCTGGGGCTTGGGGGTTTCTGGGGGCCCTGAGCCTGGTTTGGGGCTGCCTGGCCTGGAGGTACAGACCATGGGCTTCTCCACTTGGTTCTCAGGCTGCCTTGGTAACACCGGCCTTTGGGCAACCTCGAGCTCCTGGGCCTGGTCTGGGGACTCTTTTGGAGTGGGTGCTGGGGTGGCAGGCTCATCCTGAGAATGGAAATTCACTTTGTCCTGGCAGGATGTGACCCCTTTGGAAGACTCCAACTGGATTGACCATTGGTTGCCACATTTCCTGGGCAAGAGGTCTTGGGACAGGCCCTTGGTGATGGCATTGGTATTCATCAGGTGGTCAAGGTTGCAGGTGTAAGATTCAACTGCTGCTGACATTGGGATTGTATCCAGAGCTGGAGTATTTGCCCGAGTTGGAGTTGGAGGAGCCTGAGCCTGACATGGGCACTGGCCCTGGCCCTGATATTGGGCTGGAGCCAGAAGAGGACCTTGGGCTGCAGCTGAGCCATCCTCCCCTGAAAGAAAATACGGTAGCCACCGGCTCTTCCTAATGCCCAATGGGGCTGTCTGGTTGGGGCTGCAGGGGCCTTTGCCCCAGCCTACTAGGACTTTAGCTGGAGCCTTGCCCTCCCCCGCCATCTGCACCTGAAGCCGGGAACAGCAGAGTCCATGCTGGGCCATGTCACTGGTGCCGTCACTGCGCCTGCACACCGGTAGAGCCAGGGTCCTGTTCTCTGTGACGAGATGTGTTTGGGCTCCCACGATAGAGCCTGGAAACGGGCTAGTGGAGGAGAGTCTCAGGGAATCCTGGGAGGCCCGCTCACAGCCACATTGGGAGCTAACCTCAGCAGGGTCCCAGAGTTGCTGGTGACTGGGCTCGTGGGTATGGGCCTGGGACGCTGAGCCATAGGCCCCATCAAGGATGGCCTCAGTGGACAGTGACAACCCCTGCCTCAAGTATACAGATCCTGAGTTTATCCATGGTCCCTGGGACCCTCTAGGGCCACCGCCCAACTGCTGGCTGCCAGCTGAGGGGTGGCCCTGGGAGCCCGATGGATCAGGGCCCCCCACTTTCTTGGTGACTTCCATAGTCCTGCTCCATGCCCTAGGTGCCCTGCCCCCACTTCATTGCCATGGCAACCCCACACATCACAGCCCCCAGTGACctgggggagggtgagagagtGTGGGAAACCAGGGGCCCCACCCCCCTGAGGAATGGGGGCCTGCCCAGGGAATCTTGAGAGATAGAAAGGCCAAGGGACCCCAGTGAATTCTGCCAACCCTAGActggcctcctctctccttgCCAGCCAGGTGGCCACTCTGCCCAGGCCAGCCCTAGAGGGAGGGCAGTGCTCCTAGAGGCGAGAGCGTGTATAAGGCCAAGGGAAAAAGGTAGGCAGGGGAGATACTGAGGAAGCCCCTGGGTTCCCAGTTTACCTCAGATGCCAGACTTGGCTCTTTCTCCCCATTTCCCACGTGGCAACTTGACACTTAAGCCCTGACCCAGGGATGCAGTTCCAAGTGTGTGACCCGAGGCCCTTGTGGGGGGCAAAGCCGCTTCACCACTCAGTCCTGAGAGGCAGAAGTGGGTGAGGGGCCCAGGCTCAGGCTctaactcccctcccccatgttcCCCAGCTCCCGCTCCAGGGACAGCAGCTCCTTggcagtctctctgctccagATGGTTTTCCTCCGCCTGTGCCTCacagagccccctccccagagccccATGTCCTTGAGGCCCAGGACCAGTATCCcacagaggtggggatggggacgaCACGGGTGGGAGTGGggcctctgctcagaaccctcaAGTCAGAATGTTCTAGCTCTTGTCACATTGTGTCAACTGCACCTTGGCCAGAAGGGGGGCAGAACACTGGGCATACAGCTAGGCCACCAGTGGAAATTACAGGATGGGGCACAGTGGGGGCACAGTGGGGACACAGTGGTCAGGGGGCTGTCCACACAGTGGGCACAGGGCTGGCTACATAGTGCGGGTATGGTGGGTGCAGAACTGGGTACACATTGGGCACAACTGCATACGCAGTGAGGACAAGTTAGACAAAGGACTGGACTTGGGTAGCACACAGAATAGAAAGCTATTAGACGAGGTGGGCAGTCCTACCCTCCATTTTGTAGATGGGCAGAAGGTCAGGGAGGAGTGGGACCTGCCTGGACCACCAGCCGAGGCCCAGATGTGCCCTGCAGCCACAGAGGACAGGCCTAGTTTGGGGAACCAACCAGTGCCACAGGCCTGAGTCTGGAGGTTCTGACTGGAGTGGAGTCagaccttcctccttcccccagttATGAGCTCTGGGCCTCTTCCCTCTGTCCTCCAGGGCTATCCTTTCAGGCCTCAGTCTTTCTACCCAGGAAACAGGTTTGTGGAGAACAAAGCTTTAGTCTTGTCCTCTGAAGCGGTGTGTTTTCACAGAAGTTAAAAATAGTGCTTACGGTTGGCCGTGGGGTGTGAAGCGATGTGACCAGGGACCAAGGCTAGCTCTGTGCTTCATCTGCACCTTCCTGACTCGGCACTGGGCAAAGCCTGACTCAGCCATGTCTCAGGCCCCCggaccccctcccccttccccagatgCTGCCTTCAGTTAAGAATGGGGACAGATGTGTCTGGACACTGCTGCTCGCCACACACTATGGCCCAGGAAGGTGGCAGAGCCCAAGGGTCTGTGGTCTGCACATGTgtgcattcacacacacatacttgcTGAACACTATTAACTTCATTAATCTCTGGCCCCAAGcaaactgttttttaattttgttctgtttttccccATGACAGAGATGCTAGTAGCAGCCTCCTGTGTTTGTGGGAGGGCTGGAGAAGCATGGAGGGAGGCCCTGAAAGTCCCTGCCTGTCTGACCACTGAGCCATCCCCCCACTCCTGCGGAAGTGAGGCATAATCCTCCCTTTCAGGGCTGGAGTCCTCATGAACAACTGATCTGAGAAGGGTGTGGCCCACGAAGGAAAGACCAAAGAAGGCAGCCTGGAGAGAGGAGAAGACTTTTCCCACCTGGGAAGCAAACACCCCTTATAGCAATAAGAACAGTGACTGCTATTGACTGGGCCTTTCCCCTGTGCCAGGCAGTGCTGAGCACTGTAACCCAGCCTCACAGCAATTCAACAAGAGCCGGGTGCTGTCacccttattttataaatgacgAAATCAAGgcacagggaggagagagaattcACAGAGGTTGCAGCTAGTGAGTTGTAGAGCCAGAATCCGAAGCCAGGCCACCAGGCTCTGGACCCACACTTCAGGAAACTACGGTGCCATCACGGGTGTCACGCGCAGGGCCACGTTGGCATGGACCCTGCTGGAGGGGAGCAAACATGCCTCCCTTCCGAGTGCTGCAGCCCCAAGCCCCCACCCAAGCTGTAACCCACATGGCCCTGTTCCTCCTCCCAATAGCTTAGCAGGTGGCTCAGGCCTGGGAGGGGACATTTTCCTGGGGGGCACTAAGCCAGTGCCTCCCAGGAGGCTGTCAGTGCTGAGTAGGGGCTAGTTACATACCCTGTGGGACCAGGCTGAGTCTTTTGTACTCAGAATTCTTGGCTGGCTGAAGCCCCTCTGCTTCATCCAGCAGCAGGCAGTTAGAGAGGATCCCAGGCTGGACCCCTTCTACCCAGCCCCCTCCTgcacccaccccccatcccccccatcccctcccccccatcaGGCAGGGACACTGCCCCtgtacccctccccccaacatgTTTTTAAATAGTCTCTCACCAGGAAGAAGGGCATCCAATTCTATTTCTGATTCTGGAAAGTGAGGAGGGCCAACATGTTACCATGGCAACCTGGAGAGCCCCTCCCCCACGCTGAGCCCATTCCCCAGGCTGAGGGC
This genomic interval from Balaenoptera ricei isolate mBalRic1 chromosome 11, mBalRic1.hap2, whole genome shotgun sequence contains the following:
- the LOC132374139 gene encoding uncharacterized protein LOC132374139; the protein is MEVTKKVGGPDPSGSQGHPSAGSQQLGGGPRGSQGPWINSGSVYLRQGLSLSTEAILDGAYGSASQAHTHEPSHQQLWDPAEVSSQCGCERASQDSLRLSSTSPFPGSIVGAQTHLVTENRTLALPVCRRSDGTSDMAQHGLCCSRLQVQMAGEGKAPAKVLVGWGKGPCSPNQTAPLGIRKSRWLPYFLSGEDGSAAAQGPLLAPAQYQGQGQCPCQAQAPPTPTRANTPALDTIPMSAAVESYTCNLDHLMNTNAITKGLSQDLLPRKCGNQWSIQLESSKGVTSCQDKVNFHSQDEPATPAPTPKESPDQAQELEVAQRPVLPRQPENQVEKPMVCTSRPGSPKPGSGPPETPKPQRGNQEICSSQPGQQPLNACSNTCSSVPPSAYQVTCHNSSPVQPPREATQIPPSSAPTCQLQDTVEHRVLVFDMATGNTRMGLLCHDPMGSRAVLVGLMPSHPSIYASENTLSTRPLAMPILSPDSDGSSFWSTTPMGFSPVPSSLSSGSYREVALVPKEARLNLESQGSPGTETPIRMGMLTERVPLGMPLQFGERILSHAHDPGWSKPDAEKNETSHTIWMQDASGMQHTSIVQAKKLQWTNSEQTPESVPPAKNQQVPRPLLQEDAGNHNQKEVIIAHADNPQVKGAGHARLGGQPPLAEQHPLSRQPPSTGQAPSAEQRPLTRQTHLSGQPPLAEQLSLTRQPPFSQEPPISNEPTLSRGPPTTREPGQASTLCQEGEPLGRPTHVGVLRVTPAPEETCVYVNRENVGVSAGQSSSSHRLSSWQPGGSPREQEEQLSLITLTTPGPGCKVLPMATVGTEPHGPWFKLTAEDITHSPVVSQLGLLRGACYELVPTMDVLPVRSPVLCRHSRGPYQDMAAVVIDTGTGFTKCGLAGEDHVLSVLSSRVQLLQHPVQGQPRYAVPDNREGSYSVLNRGVVSDWDALEVLWQHLFYCRLGVQPEELAVLVADSPTSPRTNREKVAEILFERFHVPAMQTVHQALLALYAYGRTTGLVLGSGHGTSYVAPIITGDLAPLDTYRLDVAGADLTEYLAQLLLAGGQSLFKAWLVNQIKEACCYVAMDMTAEMARAQALARVDFLLPDKQVITLGSERFCCPEALFQPNLLGLNQPGLPQLALLSISRLEAKQQEQLLANVVLDGGGTLLSGFPERLRQELGPGATVLGSPHRAVAAWLGGSIMASRDSFQSLWLSRHEYEEEGPWAIYKYHL